The following proteins are co-located in the Manihot esculenta cultivar AM560-2 chromosome 9, M.esculenta_v8, whole genome shotgun sequence genome:
- the LOC110608010 gene encoding probable protein phosphatase 2C 4 isoform X2, which yields MGNGVTKVSHCCAVSGDISRRHDIAVYVSDHLHRGLGHSFCYIQSNPSRLSNSKIHSDETTTFVSISGASVSANTSTTLSDACLYSSSLDEASAFESSDSFFSVPLQPIPRGQLQSGSGKLVPGSCPIERGFLSGPIERGFLSAPIERGFVSAPLDRGLYSGEKEGDNSGKLQRSISHGSIVFDQIQVKTKKKSLIKTLKKAISSTISRGKKSIVASIKGVKESVSGRNGENLSGDSANLSAQVSSNNDVDEDSLFSMESQNLQWAQGKAGEDRVHMVISEQHGWIFVGIYDGFNGPDAPDYLLTNLYTNVNEELKGLLWNDKFESPSKTEETEEASTSTDKENHLFGIRDEEKQYSKRNQGKNPRHRSKGAAKRWEESQRRWRCKWNRERMELDRKLKEKLNCKGSNSNGVNHFHVLKALSQALRKTEESFFEIANKMAAEKPELALMGSCVLVMLMKGEDVYLMNVGDSRAVLAQRCETDLGIGKINQDLEIINEESLRDLEVSNGDEIYRFSSLSSLQLTMDHSTYVHKEVQRIKKEHPDDPSAVMNERVKGYLKVTRAFGVGFLKQVIQSRSGMLYC from the coding sequence atGGGCAACGGCGTTACCAAAGTCAGCCACTGTTGTGCTGTCTCAGGGGACATCTCTCGCCGGCATGACATCGCCGTTTATGTCAGCGATCACCTCCACAGGGGACTGGGTCATTccttctgttacatacaatcTAATCCATCTCGCTTATCCAACTCAAAAATCCACTCCGATGAAACGACGACGTTCGTCTCTATCTCTGGTGCCTCTGTAAGCGCTAATACTTCAACGACTCTGAGCGATGCTTGTCTCTACAGCTCCAGTTTGGATGAGGCTTCCGCTTTTGAAAGCTCCGACTCTTTCTTTTCAGTCCCTCTCCAGCCCATCCCTCGTGGGCAGCTTCAATCCGGCTCTGGTAAGCTCGTACCGGGTTCTTGTCCAATCGAACGGGGCTTTTTATCGGGTCCCATAGAGCGTGGGTTTCTTTCGGCACCCATTGAGCGTGGGTTTGTATCGGCACCTCTTGATCGCGGCTTATATTCCGGTGAAAAGGAAGGGGACAACAGCGGCAAGTTACAGAGGAGTATCTCTCATGGCAGTATTGTCTTTGATCAAATCCAAGTTAAAACCAAGAAGAAAAGCTTGATAAAGACTTTAAAGAAAGCAATATCGAGCACCATCTCTCGAGGAAAAAAATCTATAGTAGCGTCGATCAAAGGTGTTAAAGAATCAGTTTCAGGTAGAAATGGTGAAAACTTGAGCGGTGATAGTGCTAATTTGAGTGCCCAGGTAAGCTCGAACAATGATGTTGATGAAGATAGTTTGTTTTCAATGGAGAGCCAGAATCTGCAATGGGCACAGGGTAAAGCAGGTGAGGACAGAGTTCATATGGTAATATCAGAGCAACATGGGTGGATTTTTGTGGGAATTTATGATGGTTTTAATGGCCCTGATGCTCCAGATTATTTACTTACCAATCTCTACACTAATGTTAACGAGGAGCTCAAAGGATTGTTATGGAATGACAAGTTTGAATCCCCATCAAAAACAGAGGAAACTGAGGAGGCATCAACTTCTACTGACAAGGAAAATCATCTGTTTGGCATTAGAGATGAGGAAAAACAATATTCAAAGAGAAACCAGGGGAAGAATCCGAGGCACAGGAGTAAAGGCGCAGCAAAAAGGTGGGAGGAAAGCCAGAGGAGATGGAGGTGTAAATGGAACAGAGAAAGAATGGAACTTGATAGGAAATTAAAAGAGAAACTGAATTGTAAAGGGTCTAATTCTAATGGAGTTAACCATTTCCATGTTTTGAAAGCGCTTTCCCAGGCACTGAGGAAAACAGAGGAATCCTTCTTTGAGATTGCTAATAAGATGGCAGCAGAGAAACCTGAATTAGCTTTAATGGGTTCTTGTGTTTTGGTGATGTTGATGAAAGGAGAAGATGTTTACTTGATGAATGTTGGAGATAGCCGCGCAGTTTTGGCACAGAGATGTGAAACAGATCTTGGAATTGGAAAAATAAACCAGGATTTGGAGATAATCAATGAGGAAAGCCTGCGAGATCTCGAAGTCTCTAATGGCGATGAAATATACAGATTTAGCAGCTTGAGTTCCCTTCAGCTTACCATGGATCACAGCACTTACGTGCATAAG